The following proteins come from a genomic window of Cherax quadricarinatus isolate ZL_2023a chromosome 39, ASM3850222v1, whole genome shotgun sequence:
- the LOC128696258 gene encoding ras-related and estrogen-regulated growth inhibitor-like protein encodes MKTDEKNNNSPLRLAVLGSNQVGKSALTVRYLTKRFIGEYRSDTDMLYKCVLQVDGAPQPVEIMDTWASCDESSDAHLQWAEAFVVVYAITDKESYRWAANTLQELSVRRSSASVLMLGNKSDLGHLREVEEVEARTLALTHAARFTEVSTAESCVPVADALDSFLKEVKAQRGSSNNGNILGNGSPKQRKLSVTRMLGSLIGRHSPPPQPITELIVLDKGERSKLVRCSRQI; translated from the exons ATGAAAACAGACGAGAAGAATAACAACAGTCCTCTGCGTTTGGCTGTGTTGGGCAGTAACCAGGTGGGCAAATCAGCGCTCACTGTCCGCTACCTCACTAAGAGATTCATCGGTGAATACAGATCAGACACAG ATATGCTGTACAAGTGTGTGCTGCAGGTTGACGGGGCGCCTCAGCCAGTGGAGATTATGGACACTTGGGCCAGCTGTGACGAGTCTTCTGACGCCCACCTACAGTGGGCTGAGGCCTTTGTTGTGGTCTACGCTATCACAGATAAAGAATCCTACAGATGGGCCGCCAACACACTCCAG GAACTGTCTGTGCGGCGGTCGTCAGCCAGTGTACTGATGCTGGGAAACAAGAGTGACTTGGGCCACCTGCGAGAGGTAGAAGAGGTGGAGGCCAGGACGCTAGCTCTCACTCATGCTGCCCGCTTCACCGAGGTCTCTACGGCTGAGAGTTGCGTACCTGTAGCAGATGCCCTCGATAGTTTTCTGAAAGAAGTGAAGGCACAGCGTGGTAGCAGCAACAATGGAAACATCCTAGGTAATGGATCTCCTAAGCAAAGGAAGCTCTCCGTTACTCGGATGCTGGGATCTCTGATTGGTCGCCACTCCCCGCCTCCTCAGCCCATAACTGAACTTATCGTTTTGGACAAGGGAGAACGTAGCAAGTTGGTCAGATGTAGCAGACAAATCTGA